The Brevibacterium atlanticum genome segment ATCGTCGACGACGAAGGTCTGGACGAGCTGGTCGCCGATGGAACCGACCTCCTCGACGTCCTTCGGCTGTGTCATCTCGACCTGTACGCCCTCGGTGGCTTTCGTGATCCACAGGGCGGCGACCATGACGAGCGAGGCGATGATGCCGGTGACGGCGAAGACTCCGAGCATTCCGCCGAGGATTGTGCCCAGGCGTTTGGCTGAGGACATCCCCGCCACGGCCGAGGAGATGGAGAAGAAGACGAGGGGAACGACGAGGGTGAACATCATGTTGATGAACAGCGTGCCGAACGGTTTGATGACGGTCGCACTCTCGCCGAAGATCAGCCCGATGATCGCGCCGATGACGACACCGGTGAGGATGAAGAGCGGGAAGCGGTAGTTGCGCAGGATCCGGGCGAGCCTCGAGCCGGATCGTGAGTCAGCGGCGGTGTCCGCGTCGGTGGGGGAGGCCATAGGGTCTGCCTTTCACGTAGTGCGTTCTGCCGGAGCGATCCTACTGGTCGGGATGAGCTGGTGCGCACACATCTTGTCAGGAAGGAAAGTTGCGCTCTCTACACTGAACGAACGATTAGTCTAGACTGAGGAACGTGACTGAAGAGAACCCAGGCAACGGCGCCGAACCGACCGCCCCGGAATCCCTCCTGTCGGCCAGGGACATCGGATTCCTCCTCTACGACTGGCTCAAGGTCGACGAACTGACCGACAGGGACCGCTTCTCCGACCACTCTCGTGAGGTCTTCGACTCGCTCCTGTCAGCGAGCGAGGACCTGGCCAAGGCGAGCTTCGCCACGCACTCGCGCAAGTCCGACCTCAACGAACCGACCTTCGACGGACAGAGGGTGACCCTGATCCCGGAGATCAAAGCGGCCCTCGACCAATTTGCCGACATCGGGCTGCTGTCGGCGACGATGGACGACGAGGTCGGTGGAATCCAGCTGCCGCAGACGGTGGCGAAGGCGTGCTTCGTATGGTTCCAGGCCGCCAATATCGCCACCTCCAGCTACCCGATGCTGACCATGGCGAACGCGAATCTGCTGCGCGAGTACGCTGATCCCGCTCTCGTGGAGCGGTATGTCGGCCCCGAGCTCGACGGGCGGTTCTTCGGCACCATGTGCCTGTCTGAACCCGAGGTCGGTTCCTCCTTGGGTGACGTCACGACGAAGGCCGTGCCCGATCCCGCCGGCAGCGATGGCGCGTTCCGCATCCACGGCACGAAGATGTGGATCTCCGGCGGCGATCACGAACTCTCGGACAACATCGTCCACCTCGTCCTCGCCCGCGCCGAAGGCGACGGACCGGGCACGAAAGGGCTGAGCCTCTTCCTCGTTCCGAAGTTCCTCGTCGAAGCCGACGGCAGCCTCGGCGAGCGCAACGACGTCGTCCTGGCTGGTCTCAACCACAAGATGGGCTGGCGGGGAACGACGAACACGCTGCTCAACTTCGGTGAGGGCACCCACCGCCCTGCCGGTTCCGCGGGTGCGATCGGCTACCTCGTGGGGGAGCGCGGGCAGGGCCTGACCTGCATGTTCCACATGATGAACGAGGCGCGCATCGGTGTCGGGGCCGGCGCCGTCGCACTGGGCTACCGCGGATATCTCGACGCCCTGGCCTATGCCCGTGACCGTCGACAGGGCCGACCCGACGGAGCGAAGGGCACGGATGCCGGCCAGGTTCCGATCGTCGAGCACGCCGACGTCCGGCGCATGCTGCTGGCGTCGAAGAGCTACGTCGAAGGCGGGCTCGGCCTCATCCTCTACGCCGCACGTCTGCTCGACGAATCCGAGACCGCGCCCGAGGCAGCCGACCGTGATCGTGCGGCGCTGCTGCTCGACGTGCTTACCCCGATCGTCAAGACCTGGCCGAGCGTGTGGTGCCTCAAGGCCAACGATCACGCGATTCAGGTGCTCGGCGGTGCCGGATACACCCGCGACCACGACGTCGAACAGCTCTACCGCGACAACCGACTCAACCCGATCCATGAAGGCACCCACGGCATCCAGGCCAAGGATCTGCTCGGTCGGA includes the following:
- a CDS encoding acyl-CoA dehydrogenase; its protein translation is MTEENPGNGAEPTAPESLLSARDIGFLLYDWLKVDELTDRDRFSDHSREVFDSLLSASEDLAKASFATHSRKSDLNEPTFDGQRVTLIPEIKAALDQFADIGLLSATMDDEVGGIQLPQTVAKACFVWFQAANIATSSYPMLTMANANLLREYADPALVERYVGPELDGRFFGTMCLSEPEVGSSLGDVTTKAVPDPAGSDGAFRIHGTKMWISGGDHELSDNIVHLVLARAEGDGPGTKGLSLFLVPKFLVEADGSLGERNDVVLAGLNHKMGWRGTTNTLLNFGEGTHRPAGSAGAIGYLVGERGQGLTCMFHMMNEARIGVGAGAVALGYRGYLDALAYARDRRQGRPDGAKGTDAGQVPIVEHADVRRMLLASKSYVEGGLGLILYAARLLDESETAPEAADRDRAALLLDVLTPIVKTWPSVWCLKANDHAIQVLGGAGYTRDHDVEQLYRDNRLNPIHEGTHGIQAKDLLGRKMIMARGAGLTTLLERMQETVAEAAETSAWYAEAAALCAAVERIGTVTATVWAEQDPTLALENAWTYLEAVGHTVIAWLWLEQGMAAEVTARHRGDSPFLRGKIATARYFFTHELPLTGPWFDLVEARTTTFRDLEDSWL